A genomic region of Desulfosarcina ovata subsp. ovata contains the following coding sequences:
- a CDS encoding thiamine pyrophosphate-dependent enzyme: MNQAENKALMMGNEAIARGLVENGCSVATAYPGTPSSEILSSVAMYRRQLGIDMHTQWAVNEKIAFEIAYAGSQAGLRTAVSMKQVGLNVASDPLMSAAYMGCVGGFIIISADDPGPHSSQTEQDSRMLAVMAKIPVLDPDSPGQAKAMVGMAYDLSETFKTPVMLRPTTRVCHSRQDVQPGDIPVSTRQPDFKKDPLRWAATPKFRYQLHLELEAKLADIARQTATAPLLRNPQAGGRQAVVASGVAAAYTAEALNDLGLWERLPFYQVLQPFPLHTDFMKQLLANHDDVLILEESTGIIEMQLADHRRVKGKLNHVVPRVGELLPEKVERLLADFTGQAVTIPELPPAPGRRPTLCAGCPHRASFFAIKKAAPRGIYTSDIGCYTLGLNLEAVDTVLCMGAAISQAAGFYHAYRNAEKRPDVVATIGDSTFFHAGLPALIDAVNHNVRFVLVILDNRTTAMTGSQPTPATGTGVSGEALVKVDMETLIKGCGVEFLEVGDPYDLANFTAMVKKAVAFSRSHGPAVVIARHPCIIDLSRQGKGTDPVRVTVNDDCDGCGYCLQHFECPALVAVDDGARTAVDPLICTGCGVCLNVCPKGAIVADR; encoded by the coding sequence ATGAACCAGGCAGAAAACAAAGCGCTCATGATGGGCAACGAGGCCATCGCCCGCGGGTTGGTCGAAAATGGCTGCAGCGTGGCGACGGCCTACCCGGGAACCCCGTCATCGGAAATCCTTTCGTCCGTTGCAATGTATCGACGGCAGTTGGGTATCGACATGCATACCCAATGGGCGGTCAATGAGAAGATCGCTTTTGAAATCGCCTACGCCGGCAGCCAGGCCGGCCTGCGAACGGCGGTGAGCATGAAACAGGTGGGACTGAACGTGGCCTCGGATCCGTTGATGAGCGCCGCCTACATGGGTTGCGTCGGTGGATTCATTATCATCAGTGCCGATGATCCCGGCCCGCACTCCTCCCAGACCGAGCAGGACAGCCGCATGTTGGCCGTGATGGCCAAGATTCCCGTGCTTGACCCCGATTCCCCCGGTCAGGCCAAGGCGATGGTCGGCATGGCCTATGACCTTTCCGAAACGTTCAAGACCCCGGTGATGCTGCGGCCCACCACCCGGGTGTGCCATTCCCGCCAGGATGTGCAGCCCGGCGACATTCCGGTTTCAACCCGGCAGCCCGATTTCAAAAAAGACCCGCTGCGCTGGGCGGCCACGCCCAAATTCCGTTACCAATTGCACCTTGAACTGGAAGCCAAGCTGGCCGACATCGCCAGGCAAACGGCCACCGCCCCGCTGTTGCGCAACCCCCAGGCCGGCGGACGGCAGGCGGTGGTCGCCAGTGGGGTGGCCGCCGCTTACACGGCGGAAGCCTTAAACGATCTTGGCTTGTGGGAGCGCCTGCCCTTCTATCAGGTGCTGCAGCCGTTTCCCCTGCACACCGATTTCATGAAACAGTTGCTGGCCAACCATGACGACGTGCTGATCCTGGAGGAGTCCACCGGCATCATCGAGATGCAACTGGCCGATCACCGGCGAGTCAAGGGCAAGCTGAACCATGTGGTTCCGCGGGTGGGTGAACTGCTGCCTGAAAAAGTCGAGCGGTTGCTGGCCGACTTCACCGGCCAGGCGGTCACCATCCCGGAGCTGCCCCCAGCCCCGGGCCGGCGGCCGACCCTGTGTGCCGGCTGCCCCCACCGGGCCAGTTTTTTCGCCATCAAGAAAGCGGCGCCGCGGGGCATCTACACCAGCGATATCGGCTGTTACACCCTGGGGCTCAACCTGGAGGCGGTGGACACGGTGCTTTGCATGGGGGCCGCCATCAGCCAGGCCGCCGGCTTTTACCATGCCTACCGCAATGCCGAGAAACGGCCCGATGTGGTAGCCACCATCGGTGACTCGACTTTTTTTCACGCCGGTTTGCCGGCCCTCATCGACGCGGTGAACCACAATGTCCGTTTCGTACTGGTGATTTTGGACAACCGTACCACGGCCATGACCGGCAGCCAGCCCACACCGGCCACGGGTACCGGTGTCAGCGGCGAGGCACTGGTCAAAGTGGATATGGAGACCCTGATCAAGGGCTGTGGGGTGGAATTTCTGGAGGTCGGCGATCCCTATGACCTGGCAAATTTCACCGCCATGGTCAAAAAGGCGGTGGCCTTCAGCCGCAGCCACGGACCGGCCGTGGTCATTGCCCGCCATCCATGCATCATCGACCTCTCGCGCCAGGGAAAGGGTACCGATCCAGTCAGGGTAACCGTCAACGATGACTGCGACGGCTGCGGCTACTGCCTGCAGCACTTCGAATGCCCGGCCCTGGTCGCCGTGGACGATGGCGCCCGCACGGCCGTGGATCCGTTGATTTGCACCGGATGCGGGGTGTGTCTCAACGTATGCCCCAAAGGGGCCATCGTGGCAGACAGGTAG
- the minE gene encoding cell division topological specificity factor MinE, with translation MLNGLVKRIFSKNNSKDTAKKRLQFALVYDRLEVSDDILQNMQKELVEVISRYFVIDKDQLKLDITRHNDLSALIFNTPIISAKSRRRPA, from the coding sequence ATGCTAAACGGTTTGGTAAAAAGAATATTCAGCAAGAACAACAGCAAGGATACGGCCAAGAAGCGGCTGCAGTTCGCGCTGGTCTACGACCGCCTGGAAGTATCCGATGACATCCTGCAAAATATGCAGAAAGAGCTCGTGGAGGTTATCTCGCGCTATTTCGTCATCGACAAGGACCAGTTGAAACTCGACATCACGCGGCACAACGACCTGTCGGCCCTGATCTTCAATACGCCCATCATCTCGGCCAAAAGTCGGCGGCGGCCTGCCTGA
- a CDS encoding sugar phosphate isomerase/epimerase family protein, whose amino-acid sequence MIFGYSTNAFVKFPLLDSFDRIARLGFAGVEIMCDQPHLYPPEYDAARLAEVKAALEKNGLTPTNLNSFTLFAVGDTYLPSWIEPEAERRKIRVDHTLACLDIASRIGCANISVPPGGPLPAGMTRQEALRLFHAGMDQVIPRAEELDVRLLIEPEPNLLMERTAEIKPFVAEIQAPIVGINFDIGHFFCAGEDPASAFEELFPWIGHIHIEDIAPTREHNHLIAGLGAIDFPAVLRAIKQCGYRYDMSLELYPYTDRPEEAGRQSLEYLLPILKEAGLAA is encoded by the coding sequence ATGATTTTCGGCTACAGTACCAACGCCTTCGTAAAATTCCCGCTGTTGGATTCATTCGACCGCATCGCCCGGCTGGGGTTCGCCGGTGTGGAAATCATGTGCGACCAGCCCCACCTCTACCCGCCCGAGTACGATGCGGCCAGGCTGGCCGAGGTCAAGGCCGCCCTTGAGAAAAACGGTCTGACGCCCACCAACCTGAACAGTTTTACGCTCTTCGCCGTGGGCGACACCTATCTCCCGTCCTGGATCGAACCGGAGGCCGAGCGTCGAAAAATCCGCGTGGACCATACCCTGGCCTGTCTCGACATCGCTTCCCGCATCGGCTGCGCCAACATCTCCGTACCGCCGGGCGGGCCGCTGCCGGCGGGAATGACCCGTCAGGAAGCCCTGCGCCTGTTTCACGCCGGCATGGATCAGGTCATCCCCAGGGCCGAGGAACTCGACGTGCGGCTGCTCATCGAACCGGAGCCGAATCTTCTCATGGAGCGCACCGCCGAGATCAAACCCTTCGTGGCGGAGATCCAGGCGCCGATCGTGGGGATCAATTTCGACATCGGCCATTTCTTCTGTGCCGGCGAGGACCCGGCCTCGGCTTTCGAAGAACTGTTTCCCTGGATCGGGCATATCCATATCGAAGACATCGCCCCCACCCGTGAGCACAACCACCTTATCGCCGGCCTGGGCGCCATCGACTTTCCGGCGGTGCTCCGGGCCATCAAGCAGTGCGGTTATCGTTACGACATGAGTCTCGAACTCTATCCGTACACCGACCGCCCGGAGGAAGCCGGCCGGCAGAGCCTGGAGTATCTGCTGCCCATTCTGAAAGAAGCGGGATTGGCAGCTTAG
- a CDS encoding ABC transporter permease: protein MLANRHLPMAIWAAREIQRHPGRALLLFAALASLVFLTATHLLFSQALDTTWARLMQNAPDLVVRRVDSGGWASLPIDTGLSAARGVPGVIGLTPRLWGVVSGPEGPVTVVTAGSLPDSSLLDGIAPPAAGQAVVGQGVSPTLPGNRLTLTARAAIAVEITGRFPPDTSLATVDLVWLTEKDARRLLGIPSGQASDLAVRLFRREEEQAIQADLAAAMPWPVRITDRSTSALRYHTRAVQTGASTMLAVIPCLLALLLIVTAVIAENRGQLARQGLLKAMGWTTADIVRMQLFKALIVALPALLVGLATAYGMVFWPPLAGVTAMWITGGTHLPALALDGHGAGLILLEMTAMVGLPYLAAVFLTTLRGAANDPGSALQAGPWN, encoded by the coding sequence ATGCTGGCAAACCGCCATCTGCCCATGGCCATCTGGGCCGCACGGGAAATCCAGCGTCATCCCGGCCGCGCCCTCCTGCTGTTTGCCGCACTGGCCAGTCTGGTTTTTCTCACGGCCACGCACCTGCTGTTCAGCCAGGCCCTGGATACCACCTGGGCCCGTCTGATGCAAAACGCACCGGATCTGGTGGTGCGACGGGTCGACAGCGGTGGCTGGGCCTCGCTGCCGATCGACACCGGCTTATCCGCGGCCCGGGGCGTTCCCGGCGTAATCGGCCTGACCCCGCGCCTGTGGGGGGTGGTCAGCGGCCCCGAGGGGCCGGTAACAGTGGTCACCGCCGGCAGCCTCCCCGACTCATCCCTGTTGGACGGTATCGCGCCGCCGGCGGCCGGTCAGGCGGTGGTGGGCCAGGGCGTATCGCCGACGCTGCCCGGCAACCGCCTGACCCTGACCGCCCGAGCCGCCATCGCAGTTGAGATCACCGGCCGGTTCCCGCCCGATACCAGCCTGGCCACCGTTGATCTGGTGTGGCTGACGGAAAAGGACGCCCGGCGGCTGCTGGGCATCCCCAGCGGCCAGGCCAGTGATCTGGCCGTCCGTCTGTTCCGCCGTGAAGAGGAACAGGCCATCCAGGCCGACCTGGCCGCCGCCATGCCCTGGCCCGTCCGGATCACCGACCGCAGCACCAGCGCCCTGCGCTACCACACCCGCGCCGTTCAAACCGGCGCCAGCACCATGTTGGCCGTGATTCCGTGCCTGCTCGCCCTGCTGTTGATCGTCACCGCCGTGATCGCGGAAAACCGGGGTCAACTGGCCCGCCAGGGTCTGCTCAAAGCCATGGGCTGGACAACGGCCGATATCGTCCGCATGCAACTGTTCAAGGCGCTCATCGTTGCCCTGCCGGCACTGCTGGTCGGGCTGGCGACGGCCTATGGGATGGTTTTCTGGCCACCCCTGGCCGGCGTCACGGCCATGTGGATCACGGGCGGAACGCACCTGCCCGCCCTGGCCCTGGACGGCCACGGCGCCGGTCTGATCCTGCTGGAGATGACCGCCATGGTGGGGCTGCCCTATCTGGCCGCTGTTTTTCTCACCACGCTGCGGGGTGCGGCCAATGATCCCGGAAGCGCGCTTCAGGCCGGGCCATGGAACTGA
- a CDS encoding 2-oxoacid:acceptor oxidoreductase family protein yields MKSETTCQIVISGVGGQGVLFVTRLLAEAAIAKGLPVYTSETHGMAQRGGTVISHLKVGPFASPLINPGRADGLIAMKAESLAQHGGYLNPAGWAAVNGPAPTENRSSPQAFFIDADHLAGEMGNPRAVNLIMLGFFLARTVSNPPGPPPFYCNLDDIGAVLQKRLSKNPQLLAASMAALGSGAK; encoded by the coding sequence ATGAAATCAGAAACAACCTGTCAGATTGTGATCAGTGGTGTGGGTGGCCAGGGGGTCTTGTTCGTCACCCGCCTGTTGGCCGAGGCCGCCATCGCCAAAGGCCTTCCGGTGTATACATCGGAAACCCACGGCATGGCCCAGCGGGGGGGGACGGTCATTTCCCATCTCAAGGTGGGGCCGTTCGCCAGCCCCCTGATCAATCCCGGCCGGGCCGACGGACTGATCGCCATGAAAGCCGAAAGCCTCGCTCAGCACGGGGGGTACCTCAACCCCGCCGGGTGGGCGGCGGTCAATGGGCCAGCCCCCACCGAAAACCGATCTTCACCACAGGCATTTTTCATCGATGCGGATCACTTGGCCGGCGAAATGGGCAACCCGAGGGCCGTCAACCTGATCATGCTGGGTTTTTTCCTGGCCCGCACCGTGTCCAACCCACCGGGGCCCCCGCCGTTCTATTGCAACTTAGACGACATCGGCGCCGTTTTGCAAAAACGACTCAGCAAAAACCCCCAGTTGCTGGCGGCGTCCATGGCCGCCCTTGGGAGCGGAGCGAAATAA
- a CDS encoding PAS domain S-box protein: protein MVDHSGTGRDKYLTLFESLQFPVALLDKDCRIDAMNSAWKNLFRDASHAGAGNDTESRPHTLATWISDDVRGFVSSGRDEDVIEKRVETVAGKRHLSVKLKRMPDVGDTFSGCVIVLDDITRQKKTELALQETTIWLTKMFNALEEAVFIGTSQGMIVNANRAARRIFGYALEDLKNQTTELLHVDHEHFMAFNTRLKEELTKGESTTIEYVARRKNGEVFPVIANVTRLKREDNKTLGIVSILRDISAIKMAEEAARDSERLQGALELAGAVCHDMNQPLMAITGYAELLLMECC from the coding sequence ATGGTGGATCATTCCGGAACCGGTAGAGACAAGTACCTGACCCTCTTTGAGAGCCTGCAGTTCCCCGTCGCCCTGTTGGATAAAGACTGCCGCATCGATGCCATGAACAGTGCCTGGAAAAACTTATTCAGGGATGCATCCCATGCCGGTGCCGGCAACGATACGGAAAGCCGGCCCCATACTTTGGCAACCTGGATATCCGACGACGTCAGAGGGTTCGTATCCAGTGGCAGGGATGAAGACGTGATTGAGAAGCGGGTGGAAACGGTCGCGGGCAAACGGCATCTTTCCGTTAAACTCAAACGTATGCCCGATGTCGGCGACACGTTCAGCGGCTGCGTGATTGTACTGGACGATATCACACGGCAAAAGAAGACTGAGTTGGCGCTTCAGGAAACCACCATCTGGCTCACCAAGATGTTCAACGCCCTGGAAGAAGCCGTTTTCATCGGCACCTCACAAGGCATGATTGTAAACGCCAACAGGGCCGCCCGGCGAATTTTCGGATATGCCCTGGAAGATCTGAAAAACCAGACCACGGAATTGCTGCACGTGGATCATGAACATTTTATGGCTTTCAACACACGATTAAAAGAAGAGCTGACCAAGGGGGAAAGCACCACGATTGAGTATGTGGCCAGACGCAAAAACGGTGAGGTCTTTCCCGTCATCGCCAATGTTACCCGGCTGAAGCGGGAAGATAATAAAACCCTGGGCATTGTCAGTATCCTGCGAGACATTTCCGCCATCAAAATGGCCGAAGAGGCCGCCCGTGACAGTGAACGGCTCCAGGGGGCACTGGAACTGGCCGGGGCCGTCTGCCACGACATGAATCAGCCGCTGATGGCGATTACCGGCTACGCGGAACTTCTTTTGATGGAATGCTGCTAG
- the minC gene encoding septum site-determining protein MinC, producing MIEQTSSVRMKGVGDSLWVTVLPDSPVERIQEDLAKLFDPLRHMAHATRVVLDTGTPDSDDRYRQIHTYLKNTYQLKEIVAPKEKAKHEEKRFKMKNSDNTIAKHSRDTLVLAGRVRSGQSVSARKHLIIMGDVNPGCDLTAGGDILVLGSLLGTAAAGQPNNDEAIILALDFRPLQVKIGNVVAAGLPAKGQGMTEFAHLEDGAIVVESYLSANPFKRMPWPVVR from the coding sequence ATGATTGAACAAACATCATCCGTACGAATGAAGGGTGTCGGTGACAGCCTTTGGGTAACCGTGCTTCCGGACTCGCCTGTCGAGCGGATCCAGGAAGATCTGGCAAAACTCTTCGACCCCTTGCGGCACATGGCCCACGCCACACGGGTGGTTCTGGATACCGGGACGCCGGACAGCGATGATCGCTATCGTCAGATCCACACGTATCTGAAAAATACCTATCAGTTGAAAGAAATTGTCGCGCCCAAGGAAAAAGCCAAGCATGAAGAAAAACGGTTCAAAATGAAAAATTCGGACAACACCATCGCCAAGCACAGCAGAGACACCCTGGTTCTGGCCGGGCGGGTCCGTTCGGGACAGAGTGTGAGTGCCCGGAAGCATCTGATTATCATGGGGGATGTCAATCCCGGGTGCGACCTGACCGCCGGCGGCGACATCCTGGTTCTCGGCAGCCTGCTGGGAACGGCGGCGGCCGGCCAACCGAACAACGACGAGGCCATTATCCTGGCCCTCGATTTTCGCCCCCTTCAGGTCAAGATCGGAAACGTCGTGGCCGCCGGCCTGCCGGCCAAAGGCCAGGGCATGACGGAGTTCGCCCATCTCGAAGACGGCGCCATTGTCGTCGAGTCGTACCTGTCGGCCAATCCGTTCAAACGGATGCCATGGCCGGTGGTTCGATAA
- a CDS encoding nitrous oxide reductase accessory protein NosL codes for MKYSPGNSSRIAALLLALCWVLTAGNAEAEAGGPKPALKALSADGQMVMSPSDRCPVCAMFPARRPDSAAAMTLTSGETFYFCSNGCLLRTWLRPGAYLGRDRSEIDRLVVWDYFSGRPIDARNAVWVAGSDVIGPMGPAIVALEDSGQLDTFNRRHHGKTVFRFDQLNDDLWRRISTRDLPPAGSE; via the coding sequence TTGAAGTACTCACCCGGAAACAGCAGTCGGATCGCCGCATTGCTGCTGGCCCTTTGCTGGGTCCTGACCGCCGGCAACGCCGAAGCGGAGGCCGGTGGCCCCAAACCGGCGTTAAAAGCCCTTTCCGCCGATGGTCAGATGGTCATGAGCCCGTCCGACCGTTGTCCGGTGTGCGCCATGTTTCCGGCCAGGCGACCCGATTCGGCAGCGGCCATGACCCTGACCAGCGGGGAGACCTTTTACTTCTGCAGCAACGGCTGCCTGCTGCGCACCTGGCTGCGACCGGGCGCGTACCTCGGCCGCGACCGCTCCGAAATTGACCGGCTGGTGGTCTGGGACTATTTTTCCGGCCGTCCCATTGACGCGCGCAACGCCGTCTGGGTGGCCGGTTCCGATGTGATCGGCCCCATGGGACCGGCCATCGTTGCCCTTGAGGACAGCGGCCAGCTGGACACCTTCAACCGACGCCACCATGGCAAAACCGTGTTCAGATTTGATCAATTGAACGACGATCTGTGGCGACGGATCAGCACCCGCGACCTTCCGCCGGCAGGGTCCGAGTAA
- a CDS encoding inositol-3-phosphate synthase codes for MDQTPDDSPQMLLLVAGIKGAIGTTLATAMAAMQTAPDLIVPGLTTAGKFSALGQCPQVTMAGWDLSTETITTAIGRHGVLPEGIWQPHAPMLDRLPAFSAPPATGRVGDQVARITADIVRCRNRWPHARPVLLNLLPAACDLADPSRYTDMAMLLEEDAGALLPDLAYVAAAVEAGIPVVNFSPNTVELPAIVDQARENGTPMAGRDGKTGQTYFKVVLASALKARGLYVDGWYSLNILGNADGLNLMDPERACGKLNNKTRLLDDLLGYPVGEQYGRSTHKVHIDYYPPRGDAKEAWDVIDVKGIFGMPMSLRLNLQGRDSILAAPMALDLARWAAALQVAGMGGPVPDLAFFFKKPVGGDAPLTFADQLAALDRLEAKINRRIDESPDGGK; via the coding sequence ATGGACCAAACGCCCGACGATTCTCCACAGATGCTGCTGCTCGTCGCCGGTATCAAAGGCGCCATCGGCACCACCCTCGCCACAGCGATGGCCGCCATGCAGACCGCCCCCGATCTGATCGTTCCCGGACTCACCACGGCCGGCAAATTCAGCGCCCTTGGCCAATGCCCGCAGGTGACCATGGCCGGATGGGACCTCTCAACCGAGACGATCACCACCGCAATCGGGCGCCACGGCGTGTTGCCGGAGGGGATCTGGCAGCCCCATGCGCCCATGCTGGACCGTCTGCCGGCGTTCAGCGCACCACCGGCCACCGGCCGCGTCGGCGACCAGGTCGCCCGGATCACTGCGGATATTGTGCGCTGCCGCAACCGCTGGCCGCACGCCCGTCCGGTGTTGCTCAACCTGCTGCCTGCCGCCTGCGACCTGGCCGATCCCTCACGCTACACGGATATGGCAATGCTCCTGGAAGAGGACGCCGGGGCACTGTTGCCGGACCTGGCCTACGTGGCCGCAGCCGTCGAAGCCGGCATCCCGGTGGTCAACTTCAGTCCCAACACCGTCGAACTGCCGGCCATCGTCGACCAGGCCCGTGAAAACGGCACCCCCATGGCCGGCCGCGACGGCAAAACCGGCCAGACCTATTTCAAGGTGGTGCTGGCATCCGCGCTGAAGGCCCGCGGGCTTTACGTGGACGGATGGTACAGCCTCAACATCCTGGGCAATGCCGACGGGCTCAATCTGATGGACCCGGAGCGTGCCTGCGGCAAGCTGAACAACAAAACCCGCCTCCTGGACGATCTTCTCGGATACCCGGTAGGCGAGCAATACGGCCGTTCCACCCACAAGGTACACATCGACTACTACCCGCCCCGGGGGGACGCCAAGGAAGCCTGGGACGTCATCGATGTGAAGGGCATTTTCGGGATGCCCATGAGCCTGCGTCTCAACCTGCAGGGCCGGGATTCCATCCTGGCGGCCCCCATGGCCCTGGATCTGGCGCGCTGGGCCGCGGCGTTGCAGGTGGCCGGCATGGGCGGACCGGTTCCCGATCTGGCATTCTTCTTTAAAAAGCCGGTCGGCGGCGACGCGCCGCTGACCTTTGCGGACCAGTTGGCCGCCCTTGACCGGTTGGAAGCAAAAATCAACCGCCGCATCGACGAATCACCCGACGGTGGTAAATAA
- the minD gene encoding septum site-determining protein MinD — translation MNGKIIVISSGKGGVGKTTATASIGAALAMEGKKVAVVDMDIGLRNLDVVMGLENRIVFNIVDVARSKCKLTQAAIKSRRIDNLFLIPASQSDNKDALTPQDMIRISKKMRTEFDFILMDCPAGIERGFENAVAAADEAVIVCTPEVSSVRDADRVIGLLYAKEIPSKLLINRIVPAMVERGDMLSHQDVVDVLSIDLVGLVEVDDQVVVATNSGTPLIMQNDSRAGQAFKRIAMRLNGQPDLPIEIPSTSKSLWKKIGSKIGFGK, via the coding sequence GTGAACGGTAAAATCATCGTGATATCTTCCGGGAAAGGCGGCGTCGGCAAGACCACCGCGACGGCTTCCATCGGTGCCGCCCTGGCAATGGAGGGCAAGAAAGTGGCCGTGGTGGATATGGACATCGGTTTGCGCAACCTCGATGTGGTTATGGGGTTAGAGAACCGGATCGTCTTCAATATTGTCGATGTCGCCCGGAGCAAATGCAAACTGACCCAGGCAGCCATCAAGAGCCGCCGTATCGACAACCTGTTCCTGATTCCGGCATCCCAGAGCGACAACAAGGACGCCCTGACCCCCCAGGATATGATCCGGATTTCCAAAAAGATGCGCACGGAATTCGATTTTATCCTGATGGACTGCCCGGCCGGCATCGAACGGGGATTTGAAAACGCCGTGGCCGCCGCCGATGAAGCGGTGATCGTCTGCACCCCCGAGGTCTCCTCGGTTCGCGATGCGGATCGGGTCATCGGGCTGTTGTACGCCAAGGAGATCCCCTCGAAGCTGTTGATCAACCGTATTGTGCCGGCCATGGTGGAACGGGGAGACATGCTGAGCCATCAGGATGTGGTCGATGTGCTCTCCATCGATCTGGTGGGACTGGTCGAAGTGGATGATCAGGTCGTGGTGGCCACCAACAGCGGCACTCCCCTGATCATGCAAAACGATTCCAGGGCCGGGCAGGCGTTTAAACGGATTGCCATGCGCCTCAACGGACAGCCCGACCTGCCCATTGAAATTCCCAGTACGTCCAAATCATTATGGAAAAAAATCGGATCGAAGATCGGTTTCGGCAAATAG
- a CDS encoding sulfite exporter TauE/SafE family protein: MMTTSLDLVALFMLGLFGTGHCIGMCGPLVVALPGQTGRFSAHLAYHAGRLMTYTIIGGLMGAAGGGLLRLAASVGASPMAWVGRGQVAVSLLAGVLLLFFGLSRLGLIAEPDWLRIATPTRMPGWRRLIAKAAHRRSNLDLLLMGLLLGGLPCGLSYAAFAKALAAARIFAGGSAGLVFGLGTLPGLLAVGAGAGLLLNRYRRPADLMAGVLMLGMAAALLVRVVAFMGA; the protein is encoded by the coding sequence ATGATGACAACTTCTCTGGATCTGGTGGCGCTGTTCATGCTGGGGCTTTTCGGCACCGGGCATTGCATCGGTATGTGCGGTCCCCTGGTGGTGGCCCTGCCCGGGCAGACGGGACGCTTCTCGGCCCATCTGGCCTACCATGCCGGCCGCTTGATGACCTACACGATCATCGGTGGCCTGATGGGGGCGGCCGGCGGCGGGTTGCTCCGTCTGGCCGCCAGCGTTGGCGCCAGTCCCATGGCGTGGGTGGGCCGGGGGCAGGTGGCCGTCAGCCTGCTGGCGGGCGTGTTACTGCTTTTTTTCGGTCTCTCTCGCCTGGGGCTGATCGCCGAGCCCGACTGGCTGCGGATTGCCACACCCACCCGCATGCCCGGATGGCGGCGTCTGATCGCCAAGGCCGCCCACCGGCGCAGCAACCTGGACCTTCTGCTCATGGGGCTGCTATTGGGCGGACTGCCCTGCGGGCTCTCTTACGCGGCGTTTGCCAAGGCCCTTGCCGCCGCCCGGATTTTCGCCGGCGGCAGTGCCGGCCTGGTTTTCGGTTTGGGCACCCTGCCGGGGCTGCTGGCAGTGGGGGCCGGGGCCGGGCTTTTGTTGAACCGCTACCGCCGCCCGGCCGATCTCATGGCCGGTGTGCTCATGCTCGGCATGGCCGCTGCCCTGCTGGTACGGGTGGTGGCCTTCATGGGCGCATGA
- a CDS encoding class I fructose-bisphosphate aldolase, whose product MHGKKRRLRRILNKDTGRSLVLAVDHGMALGPMTGIVNVAETIRQLDATGKVDCWLMTKGIYNHAFDPAGDPGVILRASGGATIAGPELTREGQTATAKEALHLGVDAVATSAFVGSPYEHETLISMAGLSTECRKWDLPLLGVIGLGKTNEDKKKDPKFIALGARVGAEHGADIIKTYYTETDFEKVVAGCPVPIMIAGGPKCETDLDTLKMIHGALQGGAKGIVMGRNVWQSPYPVALLTAVHGLIHENMTVNEAAQLLEEMRNR is encoded by the coding sequence ATGCATGGAAAAAAGAGACGCCTGAGAAGAATACTGAACAAGGATACCGGGCGCAGCCTGGTCCTGGCCGTGGATCATGGGATGGCTCTGGGACCCATGACCGGCATTGTGAATGTTGCTGAAACCATCCGCCAGCTGGATGCCACCGGAAAGGTCGACTGCTGGCTGATGACCAAGGGCATTTACAATCACGCCTTTGATCCGGCCGGCGATCCCGGCGTGATCCTGAGGGCCAGCGGCGGGGCCACCATCGCCGGACCGGAGCTGACCCGTGAGGGGCAAACCGCCACGGCCAAGGAGGCCTTGCACCTGGGCGTGGATGCCGTGGCCACATCGGCCTTCGTGGGCTCTCCCTATGAGCACGAAACCCTGATCAGCATGGCCGGCCTCTCCACGGAGTGCCGCAAGTGGGATCTGCCCCTGCTTGGTGTCATCGGCCTGGGGAAAACCAATGAAGACAAGAAAAAAGATCCCAAATTCATTGCTCTGGGTGCCCGGGTGGGTGCGGAGCACGGTGCGGACATCATCAAAACCTATTACACGGAAACGGATTTTGAAAAAGTGGTCGCCGGCTGCCCCGTACCGATCATGATCGCCGGTGGTCCCAAGTGCGAAACCGATCTCGACACCCTCAAGATGATCCACGGCGCGCTGCAGGGCGGAGCCAAAGGAATCGTCATGGGCCGCAATGTCTGGCAGAGCCCCTACCCGGTGGCCCTGCTGACGGCGGTTCACGGCCTGATTCACGAAAACATGACGGTCAACGAAGCCGCCCAGCTGCTCGAAGAGATGCGCAACCGCTGA